A stretch of the Pangasianodon hypophthalmus isolate fPanHyp1 chromosome 28, fPanHyp1.pri, whole genome shotgun sequence genome encodes the following:
- the LOC117596367 gene encoding uncharacterized protein LOC117596367 isoform X4 translates to MLHALLHPLVKYPNYLLCILHFDTATGLRTFTSAICGHKVIISTMDWRVILAILCILCLPAASAQSSSGDQTAGNSTSTNTTSTNTTSNSSTATNTSSTNTSSTNTSSTNTSSTNTTSTNTTSTNTTSTNTTSNSSTNSSSTNTTSNSSTPTNTSSTNTSSTNTTSDSTTPTNTSSTNTSSTNTSSNSSTPTNTSSTNTSSTNTSSTNTTSNSSTPTNTSSTNTTSTNTTSTNTSSTNTSSNSSTPTNTSSTNTSSTNTTSTNTTSDSTTPTNTSSTNTSSTNTTSNTTSNTSSTNTTSNSSTPTNTSSTNTSSTNTTSNSSTPTNTSSTNTSSTNTTSNSSTNTSSTNTTSNSSTNTSSTNTTSNSTTPTNTSSTNTSSTNSSSTNTSSTNTSSTNTTSNSSTNTSSTNTTSNSTTPTNTSSTNTSSTNTTSNSSTNTSSTNTTSNSSTNTSSTNTTSNSTTPTNTSSTNTSSTNTTSNSSTNTSSTNTTSNSSTPTNTSSTNTSSTNTTSNSSTNTSSTNTTSNSTTPTNTSSTNTSSTNTTSNSSTNTSSTNTTSNSSTNTSSTNTTSNSTTPTNTSSTNTTSTNTTSTNTTSTNTTSTNTTSNSSTNTSSTNTTSNSSTPTNTSSTNTSSTNTTSNSSTNTSSTNTTSNSTTPTNTSSTNTSSTNTTSTNTTSNSTTPTNTSSTNTSSTNTTSTNTTSNSTTPTNTSSTNTSSTNTSSTNTSSTNTTSNSTTPTNTSSTNTTSTNTTSTNTTSNSTTPTNTSSTNTSSTNTSSTNTTSNSTTPTNTSSTNTSSTNTSSTNTTSNSTTPTNTSSTNTTSTNTTSTNTTSNSSTPTNTSSTNTSSTNTTSNSSTNTSSTNTTSNSSTPTNTSSTNTSPTNTTSTNTTSTNTSSTNTTSTSSTPTTPPVVAAAFTLVFSLNEIFTPELANTSSTQFTEKATSIRNQLEPIYRQMFKNFLRMIIHGFRNGSIVTNSSLEFSANGTIPTDSTVKETFVNVTTTNSSLNVIPNSVNVTQAPVTNTTSTNTSSTNTTSNSSTATNTSSTNTTSNSSTATNTSSTNTSSTNTTSTNTTSNTSSTNTTSNSSTATNTSSTNTSSTNTTSTNTTSNTSSTNTTSNSSTATNTSSTNTSSTNTTSNSSTATNTSSTNTSSTNTTSNSTTPTNTSSTNTSSTNTTSTNTTSTNTSSTNTSSTNTTSTNTTSTNTTSNSSTATNTSSTNTSSTNTTSNSTTPTNTSSTNTSSTNTTSTNTTSTNTSSTNTTSTNTTSTNTTSTNTTSNSSTATNTSSTNTTSTNTTSTNTTSTNTTSNSTTPTNTSSTNTSSTNTTSNSSTNTSSTNTTSNSSTATNTSSTNTTSNSSTATNTSSTNTSSTNTTSNSSTATNTSSTNTSSTNTTSNSSTNTSSTNTTSNSSTATNTSSTNTSSTNTSSTNTSSTNTSSTNTTSTNTTSANTTSTNTTTNSPAVAAVFNLVFSINETFDAALANTSSTQFAAKATSIRTQLESIYRQMFKNFLQMIIHSFRNGSIVTNSSLEFSANGTIPTDSTVKDALVNATTANSSLNIITNSINVTRVPGQYTL, encoded by the exons ATGTTACATGCATTGTTACATCCTCTGGTTAAATATCCCAATTACCTGCTCTGTATTTTACACTTCGACACTGCCACTGGACTGAGAACATTCACATCTGCTATCTGTGGACACAAG gtTATAATCAGCACAATGGACTGGAGGGTTATACtggctattttgtgtattttgtgtctGCCTG CTGCAAGTGCCCAAAGCAGTTCAGGTGATCAGACCGCAGGCAATTCAACTTCAACAAACACGACTTCAACAAACACGACTTCAAACTCGAGCACAGCTACAAACAC ctcttcaacaaacacctcttcaacaaacacctcttcaacaaacacgtcttcaacaaacacaacttcaacaaacacgacttcaacaaacacaacttcaacaaacacaacttcaaactcaagcacaaactcctcgtcaacaaacacaacttcaaACTCGAGCACACCTACTAAcacctcttcaacaaacacgtcttcaacaaacacaacttcaGACTCGACCACACCTACTAACACTTCTTCAACAAAcacctcttcaacaaacaccTCTTCAAACTCGAGCACACCTACTAAcacctcttcaacaaacacgtcttcaacaaacacgtcttcaacaaacacaacttcaaACTCGAGCACACCTACTAACACTtcttcaacaaacacgacttcaacaaacacgacttcaacaaacacctcttcaacaaacaccTCTTCAAACTCGAGCACACCTACTAAcacctcttcaacaaacacctcttcaacaaacacgacttcaacaaacacaacttcaGACTCGACCACACCTACTAAcacctcttcaacaaacacgtcttcaacaaacacgactTCAAACACGACTTCAAACACCTCGtcaacaaacacaacttcaaACTCGAGCACACCTACTAACACGTCTTCAACAAACACCTCGtcaacaaacacaacttcaaACTCGAGCACACCTACTAACACGTCTTCAACAAACACCTCGtcaacaaacacaacttcaaACTCAAGCACAAACACgtcttcaacaaacacaacttcaaACTCAAGCACAAAcacctcttcaacaaacacgactTCAAACTCGACCACACCTACTAACAcgtcttcaacaaacacatctTCAACAAACTcgtcttcaacaaacacatcttcaacaaacacgtcttcaacaaacacgactTCAAACTCGAGCACAAACACCTCGTCAACAAACACGACTTCAAACTCGACCACACCTACTAAcacctcttcaacaaacacgtcttcaacaaacacgactTCAAACTCGAGCACAAACACCTCGTCAACAAACACGACTTCAAACTCGAGCACAAACACCTCAtcaacaaacacaacttcaaACTCGACCACACCTACTAAcacctcttcaacaaacacgtcttcaacaaacacgactTCAAACTCGAGCACAAACACCTCATCAACAAACACGACTTCAAACTCGAGCACACCTACAAAcacctcttcaacaaacacgtcttcaacaaacacgactTCAAACTCGAGCACAAACACCTCGTCAACAAACACGACTTCAAACTCGACCACACCTACTAAcacctcttcaacaaacacgtcttcaacaaacacgactTCAAACTCGAGCACAAACACCTCGTCAACAAACACGACTTCAAACTCGAGCACAAACACCTCATCAACAAACACGACTTCAAACTCGACCACACCTACTAAcacctcttcaacaaacacgactTCAACAAACACGACTTCAACAAACACGACTTCAACAAACACGACTTCAACAAACACGACTTCAAACTCGAGCACAAACACCTCGTCAACAAACACGACTTCAAACTCGAGCACACCTACTAAcacctcttcaacaaacacctcttcaacaaacacgactTCAAACTCGAGCACAAACACCTCGTCAACAAACACGACTTCAAACTCGACCACACCTACTAACACGTCTTCAACAAACACGtcttcaacaaacacgacttcaacaaacacaacttcaaACTCGACCACACCTACTAAcacctcttcaacaaacacgtcttcaacaaacacgacttcaacaaacacaacttcaaACTCGACCACACCTACTAAcacctcttcaacaaacacgtcttcaacaaacacctcttcaacaaacacctcttcaacaaacacaacttcaaACTCGACCACACCTACTAAcacctcttcaacaaacacgacttcaacaaacacgacttcaacaaacacaacttcaaACTCGACCACACCTACTAAcacctcttcaacaaacacgtcttcaacaaacacctcttcaacaaacacaacttcaaACTCGACCACACCTACTAAcacctcttcaacaaacacgtcttcaacaaacacctcttcaacaaacacaacttcaaACTCGACCACACCTACTAAcacctcttcaacaaacacgactTCAACAAACACGACTTCAACAAACACGACTTCAAACTCGAGCACACCTACTAAcacctcttcaacaaacacgtcttcaacaaacacaacttcaaACTCGAGCACAAACACCTCGtcaacaaacacaacttcaaACTCGAGCACACCTACTAAcacctcttcaacaaacacgtctccaacaaacacgacttcaacaaacacgacttcaacaaacacctcttcaacaaacacgactTCAACCTCGAGCACACCTACAACCCCTCCTGTAGTAGCTGCAGCATTCACCTTGGTCTTTAGCCTCAACGAAATCTTTACTCCAGAACTGGCCAATACCAGCTCTACACAGTTTACAGAAAAAGCTACAAGTATTCGAAATCAG cTTGAACCAATTTACAGACAAATGTTCAAAAACTTCCTTCGGATGATAATTCATGGTTTCAG GAATGGTTCGATTGTGACAAATTCCAGCCTTGAATTTAGTGCCAATGGCACCATCCCAACTGACTCCACAGTAAAAGAAACCTTTGTTAATGTGACTACCACCAACTCAAGCTTGAACGTTATTCCAAATTCTGTAAATGTCACCCAGGCTCCTG TAACAAACACGACTTCAACAAACACGtcttcaacaaacacgactTCAAACTCGAGCACAGCTACAAAcacctcttcaacaaacacgactTCAAACTCGAGCACAGCTACAAAcacctcttcaacaaacacgtCTTCAACCAACACAACTTCAACAAACACGACTTCAAACACCTCGtcaacaaacacaacttcaaACTCGAGCACAGCTACAAAcacctcttcaacaaacacctcttcaacaaacacaacttcaaCAAACACGACTTCAAACACCTCGTCAACAAACACGACTTCAAACTCGAGCACAGCTACAAACACGTCTTCAACAAAcacctcttcaacaaacacgactTCAAACTCGAGCACAGCTACAAAcacctcttcaacaaacacctcgtcaacaaacacaacttcaaACTCGACCACACCTACTAAcacctcttcaacaaacacgtcttcaacaaacacgacttcaacaaacacaacttcaacaaacacctcttcaacaaacacgtcttcaacaaacacaacttcaacaaacacaacttcaacaaacacaacttcaaACTCGAGCACAGCTACAAAcacctcttcaacaaacacctcgtcaacaaacacaacttcaaACTCGACCACACCTACTAAcacctcttcaacaaacacgtcttcaacaaacacgacttcaacaaacacaacttcaacaaacacctcttcaacaaacacgacttcaacaaacacaacttcaacaaacacaacttcaacaaacacaacttcaaACTCGAGCACAGCTACAAAcacctcttcaacaaacacaacttcaacaaacacaacttcaacaaacacaacttcaacaaacacaacttcaaACTCGACCACACCTACTAACACGTCTTCAACAAACACgtcttcaacaaacacaacttcaaACTCGAGCACAAAcacctcttcaacaaacacgactTCAAACTCGAGCACAGCTACAAAcacctcttcaacaaacacgactTCAAACTCGAGCACAGCTACAAAcacctcttcaacaaacacctcttcaacaaacacgactTCAAACTCGAGCACAGCTACAAAcacctcttcaacaaacacctcttcaacaaacacgactTCAAACTCGAGCACAAACACCTCGtcaacaaacacaacttcaaACTCGAGCACAGCTACAAAcacctcttcaacaaacac ctcttcaacaaacacctcttcaacaaacacgtCTTCAACAAACACTtcttcaacaaacacgactTCAACAAACACGACTTCAGCAAACACTACTTCAACAAACACAACTACAAACAGTCCTGCAGTAGCTGCAGTATTCAACTTGGTCTTTAGCATCAATGAAACCTTTGATGCAGCACTGGCCAATACCAGCTCTACACAGTTTGCAGCAAAAGCTACAAGTATCCGTACtcag cttgaaTCAATTTACAGACAAATGTTCAAAAACTTCCTCCAGATGATAATTCATAGTTTCAG GAATGGTTCGATTGTGACAAATTCCAGCCTTGAATTTAGTGCCAATGGCACCATCCCAACTGACTCCACAGTAAAAGATGCCCTTGTTAATGCGACTACCGCCAACTCAAGCTTGAACATTATTACAAATTCTATAAATGTCACCCGGGTTCCTGGTCAGTATACACTTTAA
- the LOC117596367 gene encoding uncharacterized protein LOC117596367 isoform X1, producing MLHALLHPLVKYPNYLLCILHFDTATGLRTFTSAICGHKVIISTMDWRVILAILCILCLPAASAQSSSGDQTAGNSTSTNTTSTNTTSNSSTATNTSSTNTSSTNTSSTNTSSTNTTSTNTTSTNTTSTNTTSNSSTNSSSTNTTSNSSTPTNTSSTNTSSTNTTSDSTTPTNTSSTNTSSTNTSSNSSTPTNTSSTNTSSTNTSSTNTTSNSSTPTNTSSTNTTSTNTTSTNTSSTNTSSNSSTPTNTSSTNTSSTNTTSTNTTSDSTTPTNTSSTNTSSTNTTSNTTSNTSSTNTTSNSSTPTNTSSTNTSSTNTTSNSSTPTNTSSTNTSSTNTTSNSSTNTSSTNTTSNSSTNTSSTNTTSNSTTPTNTSSTNTSSTNSSSTNTSSTNTSSTNTTSNSSTNTSSTNTTSNSTTPTNTSSTNTSSTNTTSNSSTNTSSTNTTSNSSTNTSSTNTTSNSTTPTNTSSTNTSSTNTTSNSSTNTSSTNTTSNSSTPTNTSSTNTSSTNTTSNSSTNTSSTNTTSNSTTPTNTSSTNTSSTNTTSNSSTNTSSTNTTSNSSTNTSSTNTTSNSTTPTNTSSTNTTSTNTTSTNTTSTNTTSTNTTSNSSTNTSSTNTTSNSSTPTNTSSTNTSSTNTTSNSSTNTSSTNTTSNSTTPTNTSSTNTSSTNTTSTNTTSNSTTPTNTSSTNTSSTNTTSTNTTSNSTTPTNTSSTNTSSTNTSSTNTSSTNTTSNSTTPTNTSSTNTTSTNTTSTNTTSNSTTPTNTSSTNTSSTNTSSTNTTSNSTTPTNTSSTNTSSTNTSSTNTTSNSTTPTNTSSTNTTSTNTTSTNTTSNSSTPTNTSSTNTSSTNTTSNSSTNTSSTNTTSNSSTPTNTSSTNTSPTNTTSTNTTSTNTSSTNTTSTSSTPTTPPVVAAAFTLVFSLNEIFTPELANTSSTQFTEKATSIRNQLEPIYRQMFKNFLRMIIHGFRNGSIVTNSSLEFSANGTIPTDSTVKETFVNVTTTNSSLNVIPNSVNVTQAPVTNTTSTNTSSTNTTSNSSTATNTSSTNTTSNSSTATNTSSTNTSSTNTTSTNTTSNTSSTNTTSNSSTATNTSSTNTSSTNTTSTNTTSNTSSTNTTSNSSTATNTSSTNTSSTNTTSNSSTATNTSSTNTSSTNTTSNSTTPTNTSSTNTSSTNTTSTNTTSTNTSSTNTSSTNTTSTNTTSTNTTSNSSTATNTSSTNTSSTNTTSNSTTPTNTSSTNTSSTNTTSTNTTSTNTSSTNTTSTNTTSTNTTSTNTTSNSSTATNTSSTNTTSTNTTSTNTTSTNTTSNSTTPTNTSSTNTSSTNTTSNSSTNTSSTNTTSNSSTATNTSSTNTTSNSSTATNTSSTNTSSTNTTSNSSTATNTSSTNTSSTNTTSNSSTNTSSTNTTSNSSTATNTSSTNTSSTNTSSTNTSSTNTSSTNTTSTNTTSANTTSTNTTTNSPAVAAVFNLVFSINETFDAALANTSSTQFAAKATSIRTQLESIYRQMFKNFLQMIIHSFRNGSIVTNSSLEFSANGTIPTDSTVKDALVNATTANSSLNIITNSINVTRVPETNSSSPNATSSTSTNTTTSTTTTTSTTTTTPSTPEIAVSIFNLVFRISETFDAALANTSSTQFAAKASIIRTQVEPLYKKAFKNFIIMKIIKFWSGSIVTESNLFFSPNGPNVTAAQVKNTLLTGLQNLNFTVDPNSINVTQTLGNSMPPVIASSLSVIWMSLLSLLLSVALHF from the exons ATGTTACATGCATTGTTACATCCTCTGGTTAAATATCCCAATTACCTGCTCTGTATTTTACACTTCGACACTGCCACTGGACTGAGAACATTCACATCTGCTATCTGTGGACACAAG gtTATAATCAGCACAATGGACTGGAGGGTTATACtggctattttgtgtattttgtgtctGCCTG CTGCAAGTGCCCAAAGCAGTTCAGGTGATCAGACCGCAGGCAATTCAACTTCAACAAACACGACTTCAACAAACACGACTTCAAACTCGAGCACAGCTACAAACAC ctcttcaacaaacacctcttcaacaaacacctcttcaacaaacacgtcttcaacaaacacaacttcaacaaacacgacttcaacaaacacaacttcaacaaacacaacttcaaactcaagcacaaactcctcgtcaacaaacacaacttcaaACTCGAGCACACCTACTAAcacctcttcaacaaacacgtcttcaacaaacacaacttcaGACTCGACCACACCTACTAACACTTCTTCAACAAAcacctcttcaacaaacaccTCTTCAAACTCGAGCACACCTACTAAcacctcttcaacaaacacgtcttcaacaaacacgtcttcaacaaacacaacttcaaACTCGAGCACACCTACTAACACTtcttcaacaaacacgacttcaacaaacacgacttcaacaaacacctcttcaacaaacaccTCTTCAAACTCGAGCACACCTACTAAcacctcttcaacaaacacctcttcaacaaacacgacttcaacaaacacaacttcaGACTCGACCACACCTACTAAcacctcttcaacaaacacgtcttcaacaaacacgactTCAAACACGACTTCAAACACCTCGtcaacaaacacaacttcaaACTCGAGCACACCTACTAACACGTCTTCAACAAACACCTCGtcaacaaacacaacttcaaACTCGAGCACACCTACTAACACGTCTTCAACAAACACCTCGtcaacaaacacaacttcaaACTCAAGCACAAACACgtcttcaacaaacacaacttcaaACTCAAGCACAAAcacctcttcaacaaacacgactTCAAACTCGACCACACCTACTAACAcgtcttcaacaaacacatctTCAACAAACTcgtcttcaacaaacacatcttcaacaaacacgtcttcaacaaacacgactTCAAACTCGAGCACAAACACCTCGTCAACAAACACGACTTCAAACTCGACCACACCTACTAAcacctcttcaacaaacacgtcttcaacaaacacgactTCAAACTCGAGCACAAACACCTCGTCAACAAACACGACTTCAAACTCGAGCACAAACACCTCAtcaacaaacacaacttcaaACTCGACCACACCTACTAAcacctcttcaacaaacacgtcttcaacaaacacgactTCAAACTCGAGCACAAACACCTCATCAACAAACACGACTTCAAACTCGAGCACACCTACAAAcacctcttcaacaaacacgtcttcaacaaacacgactTCAAACTCGAGCACAAACACCTCGTCAACAAACACGACTTCAAACTCGACCACACCTACTAAcacctcttcaacaaacacgtcttcaacaaacacgactTCAAACTCGAGCACAAACACCTCGTCAACAAACACGACTTCAAACTCGAGCACAAACACCTCATCAACAAACACGACTTCAAACTCGACCACACCTACTAAcacctcttcaacaaacacgactTCAACAAACACGACTTCAACAAACACGACTTCAACAAACACGACTTCAACAAACACGACTTCAAACTCGAGCACAAACACCTCGTCAACAAACACGACTTCAAACTCGAGCACACCTACTAAcacctcttcaacaaacacctcttcaacaaacacgactTCAAACTCGAGCACAAACACCTCGTCAACAAACACGACTTCAAACTCGACCACACCTACTAACACGTCTTCAACAAACACGtcttcaacaaacacgacttcaacaaacacaacttcaaACTCGACCACACCTACTAAcacctcttcaacaaacacgtcttcaacaaacacgacttcaacaaacacaacttcaaACTCGACCACACCTACTAAcacctcttcaacaaacacgtcttcaacaaacacctcttcaacaaacacctcttcaacaaacacaacttcaaACTCGACCACACCTACTAAcacctcttcaacaaacacgacttcaacaaacacgacttcaacaaacacaacttcaaACTCGACCACACCTACTAAcacctcttcaacaaacacgtcttcaacaaacacctcttcaacaaacacaacttcaaACTCGACCACACCTACTAAcacctcttcaacaaacacgtcttcaacaaacacctcttcaacaaacacaacttcaaACTCGACCACACCTACTAAcacctcttcaacaaacacgactTCAACAAACACGACTTCAACAAACACGACTTCAAACTCGAGCACACCTACTAAcacctcttcaacaaacacgtcttcaacaaacacaacttcaaACTCGAGCACAAACACCTCGtcaacaaacacaacttcaaACTCGAGCACACCTACTAAcacctcttcaacaaacacgtctccaacaaacacgacttcaacaaacacgacttcaacaaacacctcttcaacaaacacgactTCAACCTCGAGCACACCTACAACCCCTCCTGTAGTAGCTGCAGCATTCACCTTGGTCTTTAGCCTCAACGAAATCTTTACTCCAGAACTGGCCAATACCAGCTCTACACAGTTTACAGAAAAAGCTACAAGTATTCGAAATCAG cTTGAACCAATTTACAGACAAATGTTCAAAAACTTCCTTCGGATGATAATTCATGGTTTCAG GAATGGTTCGATTGTGACAAATTCCAGCCTTGAATTTAGTGCCAATGGCACCATCCCAACTGACTCCACAGTAAAAGAAACCTTTGTTAATGTGACTACCACCAACTCAAGCTTGAACGTTATTCCAAATTCTGTAAATGTCACCCAGGCTCCTG TAACAAACACGACTTCAACAAACACGtcttcaacaaacacgactTCAAACTCGAGCACAGCTACAAAcacctcttcaacaaacacgactTCAAACTCGAGCACAGCTACAAAcacctcttcaacaaacacgtCTTCAACCAACACAACTTCAACAAACACGACTTCAAACACCTCGtcaacaaacacaacttcaaACTCGAGCACAGCTACAAAcacctcttcaacaaacacctcttcaacaaacacaacttcaaCAAACACGACTTCAAACACCTCGTCAACAAACACGACTTCAAACTCGAGCACAGCTACAAACACGTCTTCAACAAAcacctcttcaacaaacacgactTCAAACTCGAGCACAGCTACAAAcacctcttcaacaaacacctcgtcaacaaacacaacttcaaACTCGACCACACCTACTAAcacctcttcaacaaacacgtcttcaacaaacacgacttcaacaaacacaacttcaacaaacacctcttcaacaaacacgtcttcaacaaacacaacttcaacaaacacaacttcaacaaacacaacttcaaACTCGAGCACAGCTACAAAcacctcttcaacaaacacctcgtcaacaaacacaacttcaaACTCGACCACACCTACTAAcacctcttcaacaaacacgtcttcaacaaacacgacttcaacaaacacaacttcaacaaacacctcttcaacaaacacgacttcaacaaacacaacttcaacaaacacaacttcaacaaacacaacttcaaACTCGAGCACAGCTACAAAcacctcttcaacaaacacaacttcaacaaacacaacttcaacaaacacaacttcaacaaacacaacttcaaACTCGACCACACCTACTAACACGTCTTCAACAAACACgtcttcaacaaacacaacttcaaACTCGAGCACAAAcacctcttcaacaaacacgactTCAAACTCGAGCACAGCTACAAAcacctcttcaacaaacacgactTCAAACTCGAGCACAGCTACAAAcacctcttcaacaaacacctcttcaacaaacacgactTCAAACTCGAGCACAGCTACAAAcacctcttcaacaaacacctcttcaacaaacacgactTCAAACTCGAGCACAAACACCTCGtcaacaaacacaacttcaaACTCGAGCACAGCTACAAAcacctcttcaacaaacac ctcttcaacaaacacctcttcaacaaacacgtCTTCAACAAACACTtcttcaacaaacacgactTCAACAAACACGACTTCAGCAAACACTACTTCAACAAACACAACTACAAACAGTCCTGCAGTAGCTGCAGTATTCAACTTGGTCTTTAGCATCAATGAAACCTTTGATGCAGCACTGGCCAATACCAGCTCTACACAGTTTGCAGCAAAAGCTACAAGTATCCGTACtcag cttgaaTCAATTTACAGACAAATGTTCAAAAACTTCCTCCAGATGATAATTCATAGTTTCAG GAATGGTTCGATTGTGACAAATTCCAGCCTTGAATTTAGTGCCAATGGCACCATCCCAACTGACTCCACAGTAAAAGATGCCCTTGTTAATGCGACTACCGCCAACTCAAGCTTGAACATTATTACAAATTCTATAAATGTCACCCGGGTTCCTG AGACAAACTCCTCTTCACCAAATGCAACTTCATCCACGAGCACAAATACAACCACGAGCACAACTACAACCACGAGCACAACTACAACCACTCCTTCAACGCCTGAAATTGCAGTATCAATTTTCAACTTGGTCTTTAGAATCAGTGAAACCTTTGATGCAGCACTGGCCAATACCAGCTCTACACAGTTTGCAGCAAAAGCTTCAATTATCCGTACTCAG GTTGAACCATTGTACAAGAAAGCCTTTAAAAACTTCATCATcatgaaaattataaaattcTG GAGTGGCTCTATTGTGACAGAAAGCAACCTATTTTTCAGTCCTAATGGCCCAAATGTTACTGCGGCCCAAGTGAAAAACACTCTTCTCACTGGACTTCAAAACTTGAACTTTACTGTTGATCCAAACTCCATCAACGTCACCCAGACTCTTG GGAATTCCATGCCACCAGTGATTGCCAGCTCACTTTCCGTGATATGGATGTCTCTTCTATCACTTCTGCTTTCAGTGGCATTGCACTTCTAG